In one window of Comamonas testosteroni DNA:
- a CDS encoding xanthine dehydrogenase family protein molybdopterin-binding subunit → MTSALSSRSTLGMDTPQVTAKAKVLGRAIYAGDLKLAGMLHGKVLRSPYPHARITRIDTTEARALPGVKAVLTGEDAPANLWGAHHKERAVLAKGVVRYCGEEVAAVAAVSDEIARDALDLIRVEYEELPAILTPEEAMDEEAFGIHPGRNNVGHHIQFERGDVDAGFAAADLIHEATYTTHSQYPGYMEPMATVASLDPDGRLVLYTSTQAVNLVRMQVAMTLGLPISRVRVVQAATGGGFGGKIVEDDNQLLAGLLALHTQRPVRLVNNRLEDFQSACTSVPERITLKLGMLKDGSIVAKQVRIIAECGAYAGLAGDVMHVSAMRSDNMHRNPNVRSEATLYYTNNPPRGAFRGFGGTQMQFALNSHIHTMAEKLGLDPVQVHKINALKAGDVSIHGWHIGSTGLRECIDMATEAIGWTHKRQCAKASGVKRRGVGMAAAMHVSGNRTIGNWDGSTLVIKINEDGRVFLISGECDMGQGASTMLSQIVAHELDLPLADIHVLVPDTDVAPVAVGTLASRVTMSGGNAAIIAARKARQELLSLAAERLNAPSDALTLEGGAVCVSAEPERRVTLADLARQHIWRHGGGGIQVTGTWDPKTVMHDDKLYGNIAAAYSYAAQAVEVEVDIETGQVSVIDSYVADDCGKALNPLAIHGQTNGATAQAIGWTLYEQLHYENGRLANGNFADYNMPTADAVPMLRGGLVESNDPNGPYGAKGASETAILPGAPAIANAVYDAIGVRITDLPITPEKVLAALRDKQQQGASHA, encoded by the coding sequence ATGACATCTGCTCTTTCATCTCGATCCACGCTGGGCATGGACACTCCACAGGTGACGGCCAAGGCAAAGGTGCTTGGCCGGGCCATCTACGCAGGAGATCTCAAGCTCGCCGGCATGCTGCATGGCAAGGTTCTGCGCAGCCCTTACCCGCATGCGCGCATCACTCGCATAGACACCACCGAGGCGCGCGCGCTGCCTGGCGTCAAGGCGGTTCTGACCGGCGAGGATGCTCCCGCCAATCTTTGGGGGGCGCATCACAAGGAACGCGCCGTCCTGGCCAAAGGCGTGGTGCGTTATTGCGGCGAAGAGGTAGCCGCAGTGGCCGCTGTTTCCGATGAGATCGCTCGCGACGCGCTGGATCTAATCCGGGTGGAGTACGAAGAACTACCCGCCATTCTGACGCCCGAGGAAGCCATGGATGAGGAAGCCTTCGGCATCCATCCAGGGCGCAACAATGTGGGCCACCATATCCAGTTTGAGCGCGGGGATGTGGATGCAGGCTTTGCCGCCGCAGATCTGATCCACGAAGCCACTTACACCACGCACTCTCAATACCCCGGCTATATGGAGCCCATGGCCACGGTGGCCTCGCTGGACCCCGATGGCCGGCTTGTGCTCTACACCTCAACCCAGGCAGTGAATCTGGTGCGCATGCAGGTGGCCATGACCCTCGGTCTGCCCATTTCCCGCGTGCGCGTGGTGCAGGCGGCGACCGGTGGCGGCTTCGGCGGCAAGATCGTAGAGGACGACAACCAGTTGCTTGCCGGCCTGCTGGCCTTGCATACCCAGCGTCCGGTGCGACTGGTCAACAACCGGCTGGAGGACTTCCAGTCCGCATGCACCAGCGTGCCTGAGCGCATCACCCTCAAGCTAGGCATGCTCAAGGACGGCAGCATTGTCGCCAAGCAGGTTCGCATCATTGCCGAATGCGGTGCATATGCAGGCCTTGCCGGTGATGTGATGCACGTCAGTGCCATGCGCAGCGACAACATGCACCGCAATCCGAATGTGCGTTCGGAAGCGACGCTGTACTACACCAACAATCCGCCACGCGGTGCTTTCAGGGGCTTTGGCGGAACCCAGATGCAGTTTGCGCTCAACAGCCATATCCACACGATGGCGGAGAAACTGGGCCTGGACCCGGTGCAGGTTCACAAGATCAACGCGCTCAAGGCCGGTGATGTCTCGATTCACGGCTGGCATATCGGCAGCACCGGGCTTCGGGAATGCATAGATATGGCAACCGAGGCTATAGGTTGGACCCACAAACGCCAATGCGCCAAGGCCAGCGGCGTCAAGCGCCGCGGCGTGGGCATGGCAGCGGCCATGCATGTGAGCGGCAACCGAACCATCGGCAACTGGGATGGCTCGACATTGGTCATCAAGATCAATGAGGACGGTCGCGTCTTCCTCATCAGCGGTGAATGCGACATGGGCCAGGGGGCAAGCACCATGCTCAGCCAGATCGTGGCCCATGAACTGGACTTGCCTCTGGCCGATATTCATGTGCTTGTGCCCGACACCGATGTCGCGCCGGTGGCCGTAGGTACTCTGGCTTCACGCGTCACCATGTCGGGAGGCAATGCGGCCATCATCGCCGCGCGCAAGGCGCGGCAAGAGTTGCTGAGCCTGGCTGCCGAGCGCCTGAATGCCCCCTCAGACGCACTGACGCTGGAAGGCGGTGCTGTTTGTGTAAGTGCCGAGCCTGAACGCCGCGTCACCCTGGCCGATCTGGCGCGCCAGCATATCTGGCGCCACGGAGGAGGAGGCATTCAGGTCACCGGAACCTGGGACCCAAAGACCGTCATGCATGACGACAAGCTCTACGGCAATATTGCCGCTGCTTACTCCTACGCCGCCCAGGCCGTTGAAGTGGAGGTGGACATTGAAACCGGCCAGGTCAGCGTAATCGACAGTTACGTCGCCGACGACTGCGGCAAGGCACTCAACCCCCTTGCGATTCACGGTCAGACCAATGGTGCCACCGCTCAGGCCATCGGCTGGACGCTGTATGAGCAGTTGCACTACGAGAACGGGCGCTTGGCGAACGGCAATTTCGCGGACTACAACATGCCCACCGCCGATGCTGTGCCAATGTTGCGTGGCGGCCTCGTGGAATCCAACGACCCCAATGGTCCCTATGGCGCCAAGGGTGCCAGCGAAACCGCCATCCTGCCCGGCGCACCAGCCATTGCCAACGCTGTCTATGACGCCATTGGCGTGCGCATCACAGATCTGCCAATCACCCCGGAAAAAGTGCTGGCTGCATTGCGCGACAAGCAGCAACAAGGAGCAAGCCATGCGTGA
- a CDS encoding FAD binding domain-containing protein, whose product MREFDFAEPHSIEEASQLLAEYGDDARIIAGGSALMLAMRQRMLAPTHLISVAKLPRLHGIDFDQRKGLRIGAMSRHIDVARSELVKKHAPVLARMAGQVANPQVRNQGTIGGNLCYADPSTDPPGCLMALDASVVLGSTRGERVLSMEEFLVDYYATAMEPDEVLLEIRVPLQAPGTQGIYTRFLRTAAEHRPLASVALVVQMDGQICHQARLAVGASTPIPARLNRAEDCLRGKTVNAQLAAEVASIVAEDIQPISDLRGSSEFRREMVRTVTRRTVATLFGIDINEGVTA is encoded by the coding sequence ATGCGTGAATTTGATTTTGCAGAGCCCCACTCCATCGAGGAAGCAAGCCAGCTGCTGGCTGAATACGGCGACGATGCACGCATCATTGCGGGCGGATCGGCGCTGATGCTGGCCATGCGCCAACGCATGCTCGCGCCCACGCACCTGATTTCAGTGGCGAAGCTGCCCAGACTGCATGGCATTGACTTTGATCAGCGCAAAGGTCTTCGTATCGGGGCCATGAGCCGCCATATCGACGTGGCTCGCTCCGAACTAGTGAAAAAGCATGCACCGGTGCTTGCCCGGATGGCCGGCCAGGTGGCCAATCCGCAGGTGCGCAATCAGGGCACGATAGGCGGCAATCTTTGCTATGCGGACCCGTCCACGGACCCGCCCGGTTGTCTGATGGCCCTCGACGCCTCGGTCGTTCTGGGCAGCACACGCGGAGAACGCGTGCTGTCGATGGAAGAGTTCCTGGTCGACTACTACGCAACGGCCATGGAGCCCGATGAGGTACTCCTTGAAATTCGTGTTCCGCTGCAGGCTCCTGGCACCCAGGGGATCTATACGCGTTTCCTGCGCACAGCCGCGGAACACCGCCCACTGGCCAGCGTGGCTCTGGTCGTCCAGATGGACGGGCAAATATGCCATCAGGCACGCCTGGCCGTAGGTGCATCCACCCCCATTCCCGCAAGGCTGAACCGCGCGGAGGACTGCTTACGAGGCAAGACCGTGAATGCGCAGCTCGCTGCAGAGGTCGCAAGCATCGTGGCTGAGGACATCCAGCCGATCTCCGACCTGCGGGGCAGCAGCGAGTTCCGCCGAGAAATGGTGCGTACGGTAACCCGCCGCACGGTAGCCACGCTGTTTGGAATTGATATCAATGAAGGAGTTACCGCATGA
- a CDS encoding (2Fe-2S)-binding protein produces the protein MSTHRIECQINGESHSVEVASRRLLSDFLRDDLHLTGTKRGCETGTCGACSVLLDGEVIKSCLMLAVQVHGRSITTIEGLAAGDKLHPLQKNFMQCGGLQCGYCTPGFIMASCDLLKNTPQPSCEEVRHGLSGNLCRCTGYTQIVESVLHAAQEMHHGN, from the coding sequence ATGAGCACGCATCGCATCGAATGCCAGATCAACGGCGAATCGCATAGCGTTGAGGTTGCGTCGCGGCGGCTGTTATCGGACTTTTTGCGAGACGACCTGCATCTGACAGGCACCAAGCGAGGCTGCGAAACCGGTACTTGCGGCGCATGCTCGGTGCTGCTGGACGGCGAAGTCATCAAATCCTGTCTGATGCTGGCAGTACAGGTTCATGGACGCAGCATCACCACCATCGAAGGGCTGGCCGCTGGGGACAAGCTGCATCCACTGCAGAAGAACTTCATGCAATGCGGCGGACTGCAGTGCGGCTACTGCACGCCGGGTTTCATCATGGCCTCTTGCGACCTGCTCAAGAACACTCCGCAGCCCAGTTGCGAAGAAGTGCGCCACGGCCTCAGCGGCAATCTCTGCCGCTGTACCGGCTACACCCAAATCGTGGAATCGGTGCTGCATGCAGCACAGGAGATGCATCATGGAAATTGA
- a CDS encoding CoxG family protein: MEIEKNLTVSAPPQQVWDLLLNPQIMAGAVPGMKSIDVISPTEYVAEMHQKISFISARFKLKTKIVEQNAPEYMRVEGTGEDASVASSLKQTSEVFLTPAANGGTDLRIKVQVDVLGRLGAFGLSVMKTKADRLWEEFGSNLAARIEAGGLIVDAAPPSSAGPSTAPTMPSLAKPAVASPEIKPAPASRVCSSAVPQGRMEAAITASTQDTYSEAGWWARIFGGARNARRAGQVIRVEVRQMDKTICVEWPSTAASECREWLQSLHK, from the coding sequence ATGGAAATTGAAAAAAACCTAACCGTTTCGGCCCCTCCCCAGCAGGTCTGGGATCTGCTCCTCAATCCCCAGATCATGGCCGGCGCCGTGCCGGGGATGAAGTCCATTGATGTCATCAGTCCCACGGAATACGTGGCGGAGATGCACCAGAAGATTTCCTTCATCAGCGCCAGGTTCAAGCTCAAGACCAAGATCGTCGAGCAGAACGCTCCGGAATACATGCGCGTGGAAGGCACCGGCGAGGATGCCTCGGTGGCCAGTTCGCTCAAGCAGACCAGCGAAGTGTTTCTGACGCCCGCTGCCAACGGAGGCACGGATTTGCGCATCAAGGTCCAGGTGGATGTGCTGGGCCGCCTGGGCGCCTTTGGCCTGTCGGTCATGAAGACCAAGGCCGATCGCCTCTGGGAAGAGTTTGGCAGCAATCTGGCTGCTCGCATCGAAGCTGGTGGCTTGATTGTTGATGCCGCACCACCTTCATCCGCCGGCCCCTCGACAGCGCCCACCATGCCTTCATTGGCCAAGCCAGCTGTCGCAAGCCCCGAGATCAAGCCTGCCCCTGCGTCGAGAGTCTGTTCTAGCGCAGTGCCGCAGGGTCGGATGGAAGCCGCCATCACAGCCTCCACGCAGGACACATACAGCGAAGCCGGCTGGTGGGCCCGTATCTTCGGAGGTGCCCGCAATGCACGCAGGGCCGGCCAGGTCATACGCGTAGAAGTGCGTCAGATGGACAAGACGATCTGTGTCGAGTGGCCTTCAACAGCTGCGTCTGAATGCCGGGAATGGCTCCAGTCTCTGCACAAGTAA
- a CDS encoding porin, with product MLKKLASAIALLGVGGLAHAQSSVQIYGIMDTAVETMNNVGATKSNLTRMPNLTGSVPSRLGFRGREDLGGGLSASFTLEMGIGPDSGALNQGGRGFGRQSFVSLNGPWGSLGLGRQYTMLFWSVLDADVIGPSLHSMASLDNYFPNARADNAISYKGTFSGLAVGATYSFGRDAVNAGPSPGGTNCAGESSTDAKTCREWSAMLKYDTTTWGAALAHDELRGGPGAFAGLTSSDKVDKRTMLNGYVKLGGAKIGGGYMRRKNDGYIASPRNDLWFVGVTYPLGPWTVDAQYNQLKYKDNADKGQLLVLRGTYNLSKRTAAYASLGYMKNSGNAAFGASSAQAGGTPLPGVNQTGFGIGLRHTF from the coding sequence ATGCTGAAGAAGCTAGCGAGCGCCATTGCGCTTCTGGGGGTGGGAGGGTTGGCACATGCACAATCGTCCGTACAGATTTACGGCATCATGGATACGGCCGTCGAAACCATGAACAACGTGGGCGCAACCAAGTCCAACCTCACACGCATGCCCAATCTGACGGGCAGCGTTCCCTCCCGCCTGGGCTTTCGCGGCCGCGAGGATCTGGGAGGCGGATTGAGCGCATCCTTCACGCTGGAGATGGGTATCGGCCCCGACAGCGGAGCTCTCAACCAGGGCGGTCGCGGTTTCGGCCGCCAGTCCTTCGTAAGCCTCAATGGCCCCTGGGGATCGCTGGGGCTGGGCCGTCAGTACACCATGCTGTTCTGGTCCGTACTCGACGCTGACGTGATCGGTCCGAGCCTGCACAGCATGGCCAGTCTGGACAACTACTTTCCCAATGCACGTGCCGACAATGCGATCTCCTACAAAGGCACGTTTTCGGGCCTAGCCGTTGGCGCGACCTATAGCTTCGGCCGCGATGCCGTCAATGCGGGCCCCAGCCCCGGCGGTACCAACTGCGCAGGTGAAAGCAGCACCGACGCCAAGACCTGCCGTGAGTGGTCGGCCATGCTCAAGTACGACACCACGACATGGGGGGCGGCGCTGGCGCATGACGAACTGCGCGGCGGCCCCGGTGCTTTCGCGGGGCTGACCAGCAGCGACAAGGTCGACAAGCGCACCATGCTCAACGGCTATGTGAAGCTCGGTGGCGCAAAGATTGGTGGTGGCTATATGCGTCGCAAGAATGACGGCTATATCGCATCGCCGCGCAACGACCTGTGGTTTGTGGGCGTGACCTACCCCCTTGGTCCATGGACCGTGGACGCACAGTACAACCAGCTCAAGTACAAGGACAACGCGGACAAGGGTCAGCTGCTGGTACTGCGCGGTACCTACAACCTGTCCAAGCGCACTGCTGCCTATGCATCGCTGGGTTATATGAAAAACAGCGGCAATGCTGCCTTTGGAGCAAGTAGCGCTCAAGCTGGTGGAACACCGCTGCCTGGCGTCAACCAGACTGGCTTTGGCATAGGCTTGCGCCATACGTTCTAA
- a CDS encoding DUF4148 domain-containing protein codes for MSQRPLSIASVLASAAAVAVLAMPGMASAAYEHPANNEQGVTIHPEHFVSQKTRAQVRAETAEAMKNGHLSYGESNFPNLAPPAGPGKTREEVINEFLRESPAAREARLQSTAR; via the coding sequence ATGTCTCAACGTCCTCTGTCCATCGCGTCCGTATTGGCAAGCGCAGCAGCAGTAGCTGTACTGGCCATGCCGGGGATGGCTTCGGCAGCCTACGAACACCCAGCCAATAACGAGCAAGGTGTGACTATTCATCCGGAACATTTCGTGAGCCAGAAGACACGTGCTCAAGTCAGGGCCGAAACTGCAGAGGCGATGAAAAACGGCCACCTGTCGTATGGAGAAAGCAACTTCCCCAACCTTGCACCCCCTGCAGGTCCCGGTAAAACACGCGAAGAAGTGATTAACGAATTCCTGCGCGAATCTCCAGCAGCGCGGGAAGCTCGTTTGCAGTCCACCGCTCGCTGA
- a CDS encoding flavin reductase family protein, translating to MKTDAHTYEPRKGHGLPHDPFNAIVGPRPIGWISSRSASGHVNLAPYSFFNAFNYVPPIIGFSSIGWKDTVRNIQETGEFAWNLATRELADAMNQTCAAVRPEVDEFELAGLEAVDSELIRVPRVAQSPVTFECRLTDIHQLRAASHESIPSWLVLGEVVKVYIDHRLLKDGMFDTANSGVILRAGGPADYFSIGDEQKFRMYRP from the coding sequence ATGAAAACTGACGCGCACACCTATGAGCCCCGCAAAGGGCACGGACTACCGCATGATCCCTTCAACGCCATCGTCGGCCCGCGACCGATCGGATGGATTTCGAGCAGGAGCGCGAGCGGGCATGTCAATCTGGCACCCTACAGCTTCTTTAACGCCTTCAACTACGTCCCTCCCATCATCGGATTCTCCAGCATCGGCTGGAAAGACACGGTGCGTAATATCCAGGAGACTGGCGAGTTCGCGTGGAATCTGGCCACGCGTGAGCTAGCCGATGCCATGAACCAGACTTGTGCTGCCGTCCGTCCAGAGGTGGATGAGTTCGAGCTGGCAGGGCTGGAAGCCGTGGATTCGGAGTTGATACGGGTGCCCAGAGTCGCTCAGAGCCCGGTGACCTTCGAATGCCGATTGACCGACATCCATCAGTTGCGTGCCGCTAGCCACGAGTCAATTCCGTCTTGGCTCGTGCTTGGGGAGGTGGTGAAGGTCTACATCGATCATCGGCTTCTCAAGGACGGTATGTTCGACACGGCCAATTCCGGGGTGATACTGCGCGCGGGGGGCCCGGCAGACTATTTCTCGATTGGCGATGAGCAGAAGTTCCGCATGTATCGTCCCTAG
- a CDS encoding GntR family transcriptional regulator, translating to MPKTKTEKSVASASAAQQEKKIQTDLPLFAQVQQSLRQSILEKQLAPGQKLPSESKLQAQFGVSRITVRQALSALQAEGLVETFNGKGSFVTRPSNAPQLGMLTGFYEHMRSKGYHAQGKTLSVRTVKASIRVAHSLKLAVGAPLTCISHVRLVDGEAIVCGKLFAPPSMAEALLAHDLETADTMSVLEANLGYRLESTHIEARAVAAGVERGKILNVAPDTPLLYVSFVPHDIENQPLIYAQMYFRPDKFTYRAVIRR from the coding sequence ATGCCTAAAACCAAGACCGAAAAATCTGTCGCCAGCGCATCAGCGGCGCAGCAAGAAAAAAAAATTCAAACCGATCTGCCACTGTTTGCACAGGTGCAGCAAAGCCTGCGCCAAAGCATTTTGGAAAAGCAGCTCGCGCCAGGGCAAAAGCTTCCTTCCGAATCCAAGCTGCAAGCGCAGTTTGGTGTTAGCCGAATCACGGTGCGGCAGGCGTTATCAGCGCTTCAGGCGGAAGGTTTGGTGGAAACCTTTAATGGCAAGGGGAGTTTTGTCACCCGTCCCTCGAATGCGCCGCAGCTTGGAATGCTCACCGGCTTTTATGAGCACATGCGCTCCAAGGGCTATCACGCGCAGGGCAAAACGCTTTCGGTGCGCACGGTGAAAGCGTCGATACGTGTCGCACATAGTCTGAAGCTGGCGGTAGGCGCACCGCTGACCTGCATTTCTCATGTGCGCCTTGTTGACGGCGAGGCGATCGTCTGCGGCAAGCTATTTGCACCTCCCTCCATGGCAGAGGCACTGCTGGCTCACGACTTGGAGACAGCGGACACCATGAGTGTGCTGGAAGCCAATTTGGGGTATCGGCTGGAAAGCACGCACATCGAAGCCCGCGCTGTGGCCGCTGGCGTGGAGCGCGGTAAAATTTTGAACGTGGCACCTGATACGCCGCTCTTGTATGTGAGCTTTGTGCCGCACGACATCGAAAACCAGCCGTTGATATATGCGCAGATGTATTTTCGACCCGACAAGTTCACTTACCGGGCAGTGATTCGTCGCTGA